The Listeria welshimeri serovar 6b str. SLCC5334 genome has a window encoding:
- a CDS encoding cation diffusion facilitator family transporter: MAHNHDHAHGHNHNHTHNANKKSLFISFILIATFMVVEVIGGIMTNSLALLSDAGHMLSDAVALGLSLAAFKFGEKAASSDKTYGYKRFEILAAFLNGLTLVGISVFIFYEAIGRFFDPPQVIGAGMMTISVIGLIINILVAWILMKGDTSENLNMRSAFLHVLGDLLGSVGAIIAALLIIFLGWNIADPIASVIVAALILVSGWRVLKDAIHILMEGKPANVDTEEIKKFFQQQEGVKEVHDLHVWAITSDFNALTAHLTVSEEADRDKILADIEHYLQGNFSLEHSTIQLEGNHAHHHHCN; this comes from the coding sequence ATGGCACATAATCATGACCATGCACATGGGCACAACCACAATCATACACACAATGCCAATAAAAAATCATTATTTATTAGTTTTATTCTAATTGCTACATTTATGGTAGTGGAGGTTATTGGTGGTATTATGACCAATAGTTTAGCGCTGCTTTCAGATGCTGGGCATATGCTTAGTGATGCTGTGGCTTTAGGTTTAAGTTTGGCTGCATTTAAATTTGGTGAAAAAGCAGCGAGTTCCGATAAAACATATGGCTATAAACGTTTTGAAATCTTAGCTGCATTTTTAAATGGATTAACACTCGTTGGAATTTCTGTTTTTATATTCTATGAAGCAATTGGTCGTTTCTTTGATCCACCGCAAGTAATTGGAGCGGGAATGATGACTATTTCTGTGATCGGACTGATTATCAATATTTTAGTTGCTTGGATTTTAATGAAAGGTGATACAAGCGAAAACTTAAATATGCGTAGTGCTTTCTTACATGTGCTTGGCGATTTGCTTGGTTCAGTAGGTGCTATTATTGCCGCGCTGCTTATTATTTTCTTGGGCTGGAATATTGCGGACCCTATTGCCAGTGTTATCGTGGCTGCACTCATTTTAGTTAGTGGCTGGCGTGTGCTTAAAGATGCTATCCATATTTTGATGGAAGGAAAACCAGCTAATGTAGATACAGAAGAAATAAAAAAATTCTTCCAACAACAAGAGGGTGTTAAGGAAGTACATGATTTACATGTATGGGCAATTACTTCTGATTTCAACGCTCTTACAGCTCATTTGACCGTAAGTGAAGAGGCTGACCGAGATAAAATTTTAGCAGATATTGAGCATTATTTACAAGGAAATTTCTCATTAGAACATAGTACAATTCAACTTGAAGGGAACCATGCTCACCATCATCACTGCAATTAA
- a CDS encoding Cof-type HAD-IIB family hydrolase, with protein MTNLAIDTVVTDMDGTLLVKKGDQIHPLNKEVLMNWQKNEKKLFLATGRLDLAILPFIHELNIKTPVISCNGGLVRDFTTGEILYKSNIELNLLQTVLETLAPLNVNYHIYTTERILGPTNTGKIAFFNELNKTLPENEQVPITLTTDPFSVLREGEFPLKVLVIESDLEKRAAIKAALQGLPLSVLASASNLIDIMNEGIDKAKGLAYLADNGYIKLDTTIAFGDNENDVGMIELAKIGVAMENGIPLALEKADKIAKHHDIGGLGLFMQEEIL; from the coding sequence TTGACAAATCTAGCAATTGACACAGTTGTTACAGATATGGACGGAACATTACTTGTAAAAAAAGGCGATCAAATCCATCCGCTTAACAAAGAAGTTTTAATGAACTGGCAAAAAAATGAAAAGAAACTTTTTCTTGCGACAGGACGATTGGACTTAGCGATTCTGCCATTTATTCATGAACTCAATATTAAAACACCTGTTATTTCTTGTAATGGTGGTTTAGTACGCGACTTTACTACAGGGGAAATTTTATATAAAAGTAATATTGAGCTAAATCTACTACAAACGGTATTAGAAACGCTTGCTCCACTTAATGTGAACTACCATATTTACACGACTGAGCGAATTCTTGGACCAACTAATACTGGCAAGATTGCCTTTTTTAATGAACTAAATAAAACTTTACCCGAAAATGAACAGGTTCCAATTACTTTAACAACAGATCCATTTAGTGTGCTTCGCGAAGGAGAATTTCCGCTAAAAGTGTTAGTCATTGAATCTGACTTAGAAAAACGAGCAGCAATTAAAGCGGCTTTACAAGGATTGCCACTATCTGTTCTTGCATCGGCTTCCAACTTGATTGATATTATGAATGAAGGTATTGATAAAGCGAAAGGCCTCGCATATCTAGCTGATAATGGATATATTAAACTTGATACAACTATTGCTTTTGGTGATAATGAAAATGATGTCGGGATGATAGAACTTGCAAAAATCGGAGTCGCAATGGAAAACGGAATCCCGTTAGCTTTAGAAAAAGCTGATAAAATCGCAAAACATCACGATATCGGTGGATTAGGCTTATTTATGCAAGAAGAAATTTTATAA